A DNA window from Pithys albifrons albifrons isolate INPA30051 chromosome 7, PitAlb_v1, whole genome shotgun sequence contains the following coding sequences:
- the RBM48 gene encoding RNA-binding protein 48, which produces MAAGGPCRHHAQLNVCESRAKYREGRRPRAVKVYTINLESRYLLIQGVPALGVMKELVEQFALYGAIEEYHALDEYPAEQFTEVYLLKFQKLQCARVAKRKMDERSFFGSLLHVCYAPEFETVQETREKLQDRRKYIAKATNQRDCFVLKNIEGPKKTVSKTSHRDFPWSTSGSHSASNWAPSCFTSSHGVSHNTGHPSGKHNQSLLTSPHYGNNCIETSGYFGQNTSLTPSVHPGGHTPPASLMQQRTVPTYSGIDRFMPRTTHLQERKRRREEGSKFSLLGTSADNTEAIIGPQLPEIPKVDMDDASLNTSATLIRNKLKEVADSVPRTSVEKPESSSAKPLVKQRRRI; this is translated from the exons ATGGCGGCGGGCGGTCCGTGCCGGCACCACGCGCAGCTGAACGTCTGCGAGTCGCGCGCCAAGTACCGCGAGGGGAGGAGGCCGCGCGCCGTGAAG gtttaCACTATCAACTTGGAATCTCGCTATTTACTGATCCAAGGAGTTCCTGCGTTGGGTGTTATGAAGGAATTAGTTGAACAATTTGCATTATATGGTGCCATCGAGGAGTATCACGCTCTAGATGAATATCCAGCAGAGCAATTTACTGAAGTTTACCTTTTAAAGTTCCAAAAACTGCAGTGTGCAAG GGTGGCCAAGAGAAAAATGGATGAGCGAAGTTTCTTTGGTAGTTTGCTGCACGTGTGCTACGCTCCTGAATTTGAAACAGTCCAAGAAACTAGAGAGAAGCTGCAGGATAGAAGGAAGTATATAGCAAAAGCAACAAATCAAAGAG ATTGCTTTGTGTTAAAGAACATTGAGGGCCCTAAGAAGACAGTCTCAAAGACCTCTCACCGTGATTTCCCATGGAGTACATCAGGATCACATTCAGCCAGTAACTGGGCTCCATCCTGCTTTACAAGTTCTCATGGGGTATCCCACAACACAGGGCATCCATCTGGGAAACACAATCAGAGCCTGTTAACATCTCCACACTATGGTAACAATTGTATTGAAACTTCTGGGTACTTTGGCCAAAACACATCCCTGACTCCGAGTGTCCATCCAGGAGGACACACTCCACCAGCCTCCTTAATGCAGCAAAGAACAGTTCCAACTTACAGTGGAATTGACAGGTTTATGCCTCGTACAACTCACCTGCAAGAACgtaagagaaggagagaagaaggCAGCAAGTTTTCCCTCCTTGGAACAAGTGCAGACAATACTGAAGCCATTATTGGTCCACAACTACCAGAAATACCTAAAGTGGATATGGATGACGCGTCACTGAACACTTCAGCTACATTAATTCgaaataaactgaaagag GTAGCAGATTCTGTTCCAAGAACATCTGTGGAAAAGCCAGAGAGCAGCTCAGCCAAGCCACTTGTAAAGCAAAGAAGAAGAATATAG
- the PEX1 gene encoding peroxisomal ATPase PEX1, which translates to MAMAVWGCGDPGGAAVATIALSGTRDCFLHLPPALASLLRLQQGQAVKVSCGHQPIFLSWMEIRHRSHQGENIAEINRQLAEKLGITDGEQVFLEPCSHVSSCQQVEVEPLTADDWEILELHASSLEKHLLDQIRVVFPRAVFPVWVEQHTHIYIRIGALMPAAPFGRLEPCTELLVCPKTHGPEGNVTSTPATESDILLRNFVKNNMEQEETVKDPFARQPYLKPGVLEQSEADADMTFGSNVLPNIRSFIGNIFSHTSEQKQKTSCDKDEMSTLKDKQLNLIRMDSIFRVCQCQPPSVQNASATHAFLKCNAIHVFPWNLEYIDLDPNPVVSYGKINELLSPRERHEEAKQNLPLEKPKHLTNTQDKSHSDSSSSQAFSEGSVVQIVWNAFEDLKSVIEYGHNGEALHAGRVWIPDGLRKKLRIKIHSTVRIQSVESIPKIPVSLTLQPRQNLPKDIHEDDVKCAFSSWLQDSSTDNYPWIMTSTDCIHLSFKEGVEEFVLNVVHPVHIEENKPENIFILGPSLLQKTNIQVLLHPVTGKADGDSQPPVHDTDKKLLYHRLNDLGGVDKLGTSLFEHISHSLLGRPLSQKLAAVAVGLRSGGVLLTGGKGSGKSTLAKAICKEAFDRLDAHVEVIDCKALRGKRLVNVRKNVEEAFLEAAWRQPSIVLMDDLDHIVGVPSTPEHENSPETVQSSRLSYVLKDLIKEVISMGSLIALIATSESEHSLQPSLVPAQGTHIFQCFKCIRSPDQKQRCEMLYSIIRKKLNSDPKNFSDLDLQCIAKETEGFVARDFTMLVDRAIHSCVSNQSALDNGELNLSTVDFQRAMKDFTPIALRNANLHKPKDLRWDRIGGLKDVKQILMDTIMLPAKYPELFANLPIRQRSGVLLYGAPGTGKTLLAGAVARESGMNFISIKGPELLSKYIGASEQAVRDIFNRAQAAKPCIVFFDEFDSIAPRRGHDNTGVTDRVVNQLLTQLDGVEGLQGVYVLAATSRPDLIDPALLRPGRLDKCLYCPPPDQNSRYEILKALSHSLSLANDVDFQDLAAKTEQFTGADLKALLYNAQLEAIHTHLSLGLTQDFGSSSDSDLSLSSMVFLNHSSGSDDSVTDGDAGLEQSLISLDMSELVPEDPRSNMYRIYFGSSYESELGNGTPSELSSLCLSGPNSITYDLTSLAQRDVASSQPSMLRAASQEGSLENNQEQQIEHLRTEVNAIKINNKSKNGEDSTFNQSGLAKTTLIITQSHLMTALQGMRPSISQDDWRSFTELYDNFQNPKKRKGQVGSTFRPGQKMTLA; encoded by the exons ATGGCCATGGCCGTGTGGGGCTGTGGCGATCCCGGCGGAGCCGCCGTCGCCACCATCGCCCTGAGCGGGACCCGCGACTGCTTCCTGCACCTGCCGCCCGCGCTGGCCTCGCTCCTCCGCCTGCAGCAG GGCCAAGCTGTGAAAGTATCCTGTGGTCATCAGCCAATATTTTTGAGCTGGATGGAAATCAGGCATCGAAGTCACCAGGGTGAAAATATTGCAGAGATTAACAGACAGTTGGCAGAGAAACTTGGCATCACAGATGGAGAACAG GTGTTTCTTGAACCCTGTTCCCACGTCTCCTCCTGTCAGCAAGTAGAAGTGGAACCACTCACAGCAGATGATTGGGAAATTCTG gaactgcaTGCTTCCTCTCTGGAAAAGCATCTTCTTGACCAGATTCGAGTGGTATTTCCCAGAGCCGTCTTTCCCGTGTGGGTTGAACAGCACACTCACATTTACATCAGAATTG GTGCACTTATGCCAGCAGCTCCATTTGGGAGATTAGAGCCATGCACAGAGCTCCTGGTGTGTCCCAAAACACACGGACCAGAGGGGAATGTCACCAGCACGCCTGCCACAGAAAGTGACATCTTGCTCAgaaattttgtgaaaaataacaTGGAGCAAGAAGAAACAGTAAAGGATCCTTTTGCCAGACAACCTTACTTAAAGCCTGGAGTGCTTGAACAGAGTGAGGCGGATGCAGACATGACATTTGGCTCAAATGTTCTCCCAAATATACGGAGTTTCATAGGGAACATTTTCTCTCATACatcagagcagaaacaaaagacTTCTTGTGATAAAGATGAAATGAGCACCTTGAAAGACAAGCAGCTGAACTTAATTCGTATGGATTCCATTTTTAGAGTGTGTCAGTGCCAGCCTCCCAGCGTGCAGAATGCATCTGCCACCCatgcatttctgaaatgcaatGCTATTCATGTTTTTCCTTGGAATTTAGAATATATTGATTTGGATCCAAATCCTGTAGTATCTTATGGGAAAATTAATGAGCTGCTTTCCCCAAGAGAGCGTCAtgaagaagcaaagcaaaatttgCCACTTGAAAAGCCAAAGCATTTGACTAATACTCAAGACAAAAGTCATTCTGATTCCAGTAGCAGTCAAGCATTCAGTGAGGGATCTGTTGTTCAAATTGTTTGGAATGCATTTGAAGACCTAAAGAGTGTGATAGAGTATGGCCACAATGGGGAAGCCCTCCATGCTGGAAGAGTTTGG attccAGATGGTCTGAGAAAAAAACTGCGCATCAAAATACACTCAACAGTCCGAATTCAGTCAGTTGAATCTATTCCTAAAATTCCTGTATCTCTTACACTGCAGCCCAGACAGAACTTA CCTAAAGATATACACGAGGATGATGTTAAATGTGCTTTCAGTTCTTGGCTGCAAGATTCCTCTACTGATAACTACCCGTGGATAATGACAAGCACTGACTGTATACATCTGTCTTTTAAAGAAG GAGTGGAGGAGTTTGTCCTTAATGTAGTGCATCCTGTGCACATTGAAGAAAATAagcctgaaaatatttttatactggGTCCCAGTTTGCTGCAAAAGACTAATATACAA GTTCTTTTGCATCCTGTAACTGGAAAAGCTGATGGTGACAGCCAGCCACCTGTGCATGATACAGACAAGAAACTTCTGTACCACAGACTAAATGATTTAGG AGGAGTGGACAAATTAGGAACATCTTTATTTGAACACATAAGCCACAGCCTTCTGGGACGTCCTTTGTCTCAAAAGCtggctgctgttgctgtgggACTGCGAAGTGGAGGGGTCCTTCTCACAGGAGGAAAG ggAAGTGGAAAGTCAACATTAGCAAAGGCCATCTGCAAAGAAGCTTTTGACAGACTGGATGCTCATGTGGAAGTAATTGATTGTAAAGCTTTAAGAG GAAAAAGATTAGTAAATGTAAGGAAAAATGTGGAAGAAGCTTTTTTAGAGGCAGCGTGGAGACAACCATCCATTGTTTTGATGGATGACCTTGATCACATTGTTGGAGTACCTTCTACACCAGAGCATGAGAACAGCCCTGAAACTGTTCAAAGCAGTAGACTTTCGTATG TTCTGAAAGATCTAATCAAAGAAGTTATTTCCATGGGGAGTTTGATTGCATTAATTGCCACAAGTGAGTCTGAACATTCCCTTCAACCTTCCCTGGTACCAGCACAAGGAACTCACATATTCCAGTGCTTCAAATGTATCCGATCTCCAGATCAG aagcaaagaTGTGAAATGCTGTATTCCATAATAAGGAAGAAACTGAATTCTGATCCAAAGAACTTCTCTGATCTTGACCTCCAATGTAttgcaaaggaaacagaaggTTTTGTTGCCAGAGATTTTACTATGCTGGTTGATCGTGCCATTCACAGCTGTGTTTCTAACCAGAGTGCATTGGATAATGGTG AATTGAACCTGTCAACTGTGGATTTTCAGAGAGCGATGAAAGATTTTACTCCAATAGCTCTGAGAAATGCCAACCTTCATAAACCCAAAGACCTTCGCTGGGACAGGATTGGTGGCTTAAAAGATGTGAAGCAAATACTTATGGATACCATCATGTTACCTGCAAAG TATCCAGAACTATTTGCAAACTTGCCCATACGACAGAGATCAGGAGTGTTGCTGTATGGAGCGCCTGGGACGGGAAAAACGCTCTTGGCAGGAGCAGTTGCAAGAGAGAGTGGAATGAATTTCATCAGCATCAAG ggaccagagctgctcagcaaaTACATTGGAGCAAGTGAACAAGCAGTTCGAGACATCTTTAACAG agCTCAGGCAGCAAAGCCTTGTATCGTTTTTTTCGATGAGTTTGATTCTATTGCTCCTCGCCGAGGTCATGACAACACAGGAGTTACTGACCGAGTGGTTAACCAGCTGTTGACTCAGTTAGATGGCGTGGAAGGCTTACAAG GGGTTTATGTGCTAGCTGCTACAAGTCGCCCAGACTTGATTGACCCTGCTTTGCTAAGGCCAGGTCGACTGGACAAGTGCCTGTACTGTCCACCTCCTGATCAG AATTCACGCTATGAAATCTTAAAAGCTCTCAGTCATTCCCTGTCCTTGGCAAATGATGTGGACTTTCAGGATTTGGCAGCAAAAACAGAACAGTTCACAGGGGCTGACCTAAAAGCTTTATTATACAATGCCCAGTTAGAGGCGATCCATACTCACTTAAGTTTAGGTTTAACACAG GATTTTGGATCTAGTTCTGATAGTGACCTCAGTCTCTCTTCCATGGTTTTTCTGAACCATAGCAGTGGCTCAGATGATTCGGTAACAGATGGAGACGCAGGGCTAGAGCAATCTCTTATCTCTTTAGACATGTCTGAGTTGGTTCCTGAAGACCCAAGGTCCAACATGTATCGTATTTATTTTGGAAGCTCTTATGAATCAGAGCTGGGAAATGGAACTCCTTCAGAACTg AGCTCTTTGTGTTTGTCTGGACCAAACTCCATCACTTACGACTTGACCAGCCTCGCTCAGAGAGATGTAGCATCCTCTCAACCTTCAATGCTTAGAGCAGCTTCTCAAGAAGGCTCCCTGGAGAACAACCAGGAGCAGCAAATAGAGCACCTGAGGACAGAAGTCAATGCTATCAAAATCAATAATAAAAGCAAGAATGGA GAGGACAGCACCTTTAATCAGTCAGGGCTTGCCAAGACCACCTTAATTATTACCCAGTCCCATCTGATGACTGCACTTCAAGGGATGAGACCATCCATTAGTCAAGATGACTGGAGGAGTTTTACTGAACT GTATGATAATTTTCAGAATCCCAAGAAGAGGAAAGGACAAGTTGGCTCAACGTTTAGACCAGGACAAAAAATGACTCTAGCTTAG